Genomic window (Vibrio pomeroyi):
CTTCAGGGTTAGGGTAGTGCTTCAGTACCTTTTCCATGCTTGCTTCACGAATCAAATGGTAAACAGGGTATGGAGAGCGGTTCGTGAGGTTTTCATCGTCTTCTGGATCCGCACCACCAAAGCAATAGTCAGGGTGGAACGTCGCCACTTGGTAAACGCCTTCCCAATCTTGCTGTTTGATCAACGCTTCAACCCAATCAATGAACATGTTGTAGTCGAAGAAATCTTGCAGCATGTTTGGTACAACTACCAAAGTCGTCTCTAATTCAGCTACTGGCGTGTTATCTAACTCTACGAAATGCGTCATGATGTCTTCCAGTAACGCTTCTTCCGTATTCGCTTCACTCACAAAGATCTTAATCTGTTTATTACGCTGTGGCTTGGCTGCGAATGGACACAGGTTTAGGCCAATAACAACATCGTCTAACCATTGTTTTACTTGGTCGTGGATGGTTTGAAGATCTGTGTTTTGAGTGTTCGACATAACAGGTTCCGAAATGAAATTTTGCGTAGGATATCAGAACGAACGTCAATCAAAAGCAAAAATTGAGTTACAAACTCAGTCGCAGCTATGCTTGTGCGAGTTTGGATGCAGATACCTGTAGTTGTTTCAACTGATAGACCCATGCAAATATGGCGACATAGAAAATCGAACCGCCCGCTATCACGCCGTTCCAGCCAAACAGCTGCCAGCAGTACAAGAGCAAGAATCCACCTAAACTACCGCCAATGTAATAGTGAACTAAGTAGAGCGCGGTCGCTGTAGCCTTAGCGCTCGGGGCTTTTTGACTTACCCAAGAGTAAGCAAGGGTGTGTGCGAAGAAGGCTCCACCGCTAATCAGTAATAAGCCTGCGAGCATGAACGGAACCTTATCAACAGCAGAAACCAACATTCCGATTAAGCTGATACACACGCCCATTAAGATTCCGTTTAAAGGATCAAAGCGAAGTGTCCATTTGTTGGATAGCTTAGAGCTGACAGTACCAGCCAAGTAGCAAAGGAATATCAGTGAGGCCAAACCAACGGGTACGGAATGCGGTTCGGATACCAGTCTAAAGCCCATTACAGAGTACAGGTTAACAAACAGGGCGAAGTTAGCGCCGCCAATCAACATAGCAAGCCACAAAGTACGGTTTTTTAAGTGCATGACTACCGAACGATTGTGGTGAAAGAACAGCCCTTTTTGAGGCTTGAAGTTCTGTTGATCAGGTAAACGATAGGCGATGAAGAGAGCACCAAGTAAAGAACCGACAACAAAAAACAGCACGGTTGCATGCCAATCGAAATAGTCTGTGATTAAGCCACCTAATACACGCCCAAAGATACCGCCTAATGAGTTTGCCGCGATATAACCGCCAATCGCGACGGCAAAGGCTTTGGGTGTTAACTCTTCGACCATATAAGCAACCGCTACTCCAGCAAACGCCGCCACAGCGATGCCCATAAATGCGCGGGCAATAACGAGTTGCAACAAGGTAGTCGTGAACACCATGCTTAACCCTATCAATGGGATAGCGAACAGGCTGAACAGAATGATAGGTTTACGACCAAAAGTTTCAGAGGCAATTGCCCAAGGTACCAAGCTAATCGAAAGGCCGAGTGTTGTAGCAGCAAACAACCAGTTGATTTGGGTTTCTGATACTTGGAAGTGTTCTGCCATGTGCGGCAAGATAGGTTGAAAAAGGTAGAGGTTACAGAAAATGATAAACGAACCAATGGCCAATGATTGGGTGATTCGTTTGTATTGAGAACTGCCTTTATCAAACATTTACGTAGCGCCTGTACGAGTAATTAAGCTATTTGTGAACAAGTTATCAGTACAATGGTGATTAAAGAAATATATTAAAAATATCACCTCTATATATTTAATATATCATCATGCTTGAATCAAAACCCCTTCGACATTTTCTAGCCGTAGCCCAATTTGGCAACTTTACGCAGGCGGCTAAAGCGCTGCATATTGCACAGCCTGCATTGAGTATCTCCATCAAGAAATTGGAGCAAACGTTGGAGTTAATTCTGTTTCGTCGCGGAGATAAATCCGTCACCTTAACTGAAGAAGGAAAGGTGTTGTTTGAGCATGCCAAGCGAATAGCCCAACAGTTTGATGATGCACAACTTGCGATGAACGAATTAAAAGGGTTGGAGAAAGGAGAAGTGCGGCTAGGGGCGCCAAGCATGATGGGGAGTTACTTTTTCCCGCAAGTGGTGATGGCCTTTAAAAGCCAATACCCGAATTTAAAGTTAACACTGATTGATGCGGGTACAGCTTCGATACGCGAGATGCTATTAAACGGTGAACTCGATATTGGGGTGATCAATCATGAAAATGTGCCTGACGATCTCGAAACCGACCATCTACTAAGCTCTGAGATGTTAGCCGTTGTAGGCAAAGAGCACCCATTAGCATCGAAACCATCCATTACCTTTGAAGAGTTTTTCGCTCAAGAGCTGATCATGTTCAAGTCGGGTTACTTTCACCGAGACTTTATTGATGCGACCTGTAAGAAATACAATCTAGATATGACCATCGCATTCGAGACTAACTTGCTACCGATGATTTTATCTATCGTGAAACGGGAATTCGCGATTACAGCACTGCTAAGCCTAGTCACAGAGTACGAAGAAGACGTGGTCGGAGTGCCATTCAAAGACCCTGTGAAACTTAATCTCTCTCTAGCTTGGAGAAAGGAAGGTTATCTGTCGAAAGCAGACAGAACCTTTATCGACTTCGTCAAACAATATGTGTAACTAGTCACATATTAACCCGCCAAATATTTGGGATTAGTGTCACATTTTTTCATTGCGATTTGAGACGTGGCTCACTGTTAGTTGCGCCGATATTAACGGTTTCTAATTTATTTGGTATGCATGCCTGTTAAATGATACTAGTACTTTTTGAGTAGGTAGTGAGGGACTATGAAGTGCGCATGCAAGGAACAAATGTTAATACGAGTTCGTCGAACGTTTTTCGATAGAGTGTTGGGAATTAAAGGCCGATATAAGTGCAGTAAGTGCAACACCGTGTTTAAAATTAAAGGCTAGTTGTCCATAATTTGAAACGTTAACTTGCTTGGGAAGTAAGTAAGGCGATTATATTATTCTGTGAAAAACGTGTGCTCTACAATATGGTTAACGAGCAGGGGGCAAGAGATACTCACTGTCTTGAAGTTAATCAATTTGGTAACTCTAGCTCCATGAAGTGTAAGTGCAAAGAACGAAGGCTCATTAGAGTCCGCAGAACCACAGTCGACAAAGTCCTTGGTATAAAACAGAAATACAGGTGCGCTACATGTAGCGGTTTTCTAAAAGTTAAAGGCTAAAGGCAAGTGTCGACAAAGGGATCGTTCGATCGATATAAAACAAAGCCCGCAGGTCCATATTGGGACCTGCGGGCTTTGTCGTATAGAAGTATGACTGATTCAGAACATGTTAGGTGTTCTTAGAGTTATACATCTTATCGAAGTTCTTCTGATTCCATCCGACCATCACTTGGTCGCCGATTTTCAGTACAGGGATAGAGCGAGCACCCATTGCCTGTAACTCTTTACGGCCACGTTGCATTTTTGCATTCGTTAGGCGGTAAACAATTTTCTTAGAGTCCAAATAGCGTTGGGCATCTTTACAGTGTGGGCATTTGTCTGCGACGTACAATACAACACGTTTCATTTTTTCATTCTCTTGGTGAATCTCGCTAAAGTGTAACGAATCCTAGGTGATTAGAAAAGTGTGATCAGTTACACTATGCGGCTCATTTTTCAAGACCACAACGTATTGTCGTGGTGTAACTTGTACGGTCTTTCATAATGCATCCTTCTTTACGCTATATTCAAGGCTATCCTAAGCACATTATCGACCCTGTAACTCAACTTGTAGAGTCGGGTAAATTGGTGCCTTGGTTTGAAGCTCGTTATCCAAATAATCATGAAATAAAAAGCGAGAAGGCCCTGTTTGATTATGCGATTGAGATTAAAAATCGCTACATGAAAAAAACACCACCGATCAGCAAAGTGATTTACGACGGTAAGATACACCTAATCAACAATGCGTTGGGTCTGCATTCTTACGTTGCCAAGAATCATGGTGGAAAGATCAAATCAAAGAATGAGATTCGTATCGCCAGTGTTTTTAAAAATGCACCAGAACCTTTGCTGAGAATGCTGGTGGTACACGAACTGGCGCATATCAAAGAGAAAGAGCACGACAAAGCCTTTTACCAACTATGCTGTCACATGGAGCCGGAATATCATCAACTTGAGTTGGATGCCCGTTTATTCATGATGTATTTAGATTTAAAGAAGTAGCCCAATGAGCCAATCACAAAATAGAACGACGCTAAGTCTGTCGAAAAACAGCACTTCATCAGTAAAAACAAAAGACAATAAAAATAAAGAAGGTAGCGACAAGCGTATTTCTACAAAGAACACATCTGATAAAAGCCGCAAGAATAGTGCACCGAAAGGTGCGGACAATAACAAAGCAAAGCGACCTTTTGCAAAAGATAGCAAAGGCAAACCGGGTTCAAATAAAGGATCATCGAATAAGGGTTCTTTCAATCAAACGGCTTTTAACAAGAACGCAGCCCAGAAAAGACGTTCGGCTGAAAAACCTAAAGGTGGGTTACACCCAAGAAACCAGCACACTGGTCGTTATGACTTTGAGTTGTTGGTTGCAGCCTTGCCCGAGCTAAAAGAGCATCTGATCAAGAACCCAGTGGGTGAAGACACCATTAATTTCTCTGATCCATTAGCCGTTAAGCTACTCAACAAAGCTTTGTTGGCGCATCACTATGGTGTTAAACATTGGGATATTCCTGCAGGTTACTTGTGCCCGCCAATTCCTGGTCGTGCAGACTACATTCACAGAGTAGCTGACATCCTTAATAGCGATGGCCAAGGCGAACCTTATAACCACGCGTCTGTGAAAGCGTTAGATATTGGTGTTGGTGCAAACTGTATTTACCCAATCATTGGTGCGACAGAGTATAAGTGGCGCTGCACGGGAACTGATGTCGACTCAGTCTCTATCAAAACAGCGAACTTCATTGCGGAAAGTAACCCTAATCTAAAAGGTAAGATCCGGGCTCGCCTACAAGCGGACTCTGAATCTATCTTTAAGGGTGTGATTAAAGATAATGAACGTTACGATGTCACTATTTGTAACCCTCCATTCCATAGCTCTCTTGAAGAAGCGGAAAAGGGGTCACAACGTAAACTGGATAATCTAGCGGCAAACCGTGCTAAGAAAGCAGGTCAGTCATTCAAGCCAGAAACGAACAAGAAGCCAGTTAAGTTAGATAGATCAACTAAGCAAGATAAACCAACCTTAAACTTTGGTGGTCAAAAAGCCGAGCTTTGGTGCCCGGGTGGCGAAGCCGCTTTCATTATGAAGATGGCAAGAGAGAGTCAACTTTTTGCTACTCAAGTCTTGTGGTTTACGACATTGATTTCTAAGAAAGATAACGTTGATATGGTTCGTTCAGAGCTTGGTAAGCTACGAGCTAAACAAGTAAAAGTCGTGGAGATGTCGCAAGGCCAGAAGGTAAGTCGCTTTATCGCATGGACCTTTATGGACGACGAGCAAAGACAAGAGTGGATTGCGCTCAAATAGCCGCTACACTTAGTTAAGATATTAAGCTGAAATTACGAACGGGCTTGTTGTTAATGCAACAAGCCCGTTTTTTGTGTTTTGCATATACGCTAAGCAGAAAGTAACTCATCTAACTTACTCTGATATTTCTGTTCTAGAGCTCTGTTACCTGCTTTGTTTTCGAGATCGACCAAGATTTTAAGCGATGGAATTTGATAGCCATAACGCTGGTGGAATTTGAATAAACGGAGTCGAGCGTCATTGTAATTGGCGTCACTCACTTCAATTTTTGATAACTGTAGTATCGATTTTACGCGGTTTGGATCGTGGTCAATCGCTCTGCTGAAGTAGTACTTCGCTTGGTCGGTATTGCCAGCCTTAAATGCGCAAAACGCGGCATTTTCATAACTTGCAGACACCAAGTAGTAGTAGGGCTGGTCGATGGCTCTGTTGAAGTATTTATCGGCTTGTTCGTATTCGCCTTGTTTACACAAAAACGTACCGTAGTTATTCAATACATTTCCGTTTCTGGAATCTAAACTCAGCGCCTTTCGGTAAGTGGATCTTGCTTCGTCTACTTCACCGACTTTTTCATAATAATGTGCCATAGAGAGGCGGGCGCGGTAATAGCTGGGTGCGTGTTGGATGGCAAGTTCTAAGTTCTCGCGCGCTCTTACCATGTTACCTTGCCCCATGTAGCCTAAGCCTAATTCAATACGAGATTCAGACATTGCGATTGGGTCACTTTCTATTTTGGGCGGACCTTCGGTAACCGAAACACAGCCAACCACAGATAGAGAGGCGAGCAGTGCAACGCTTGTTGATAATCGGGAATATGAAAACAATGACTTGGCAGGCATGTGAAGCTCCTTATGAACACCAGACAATCATATGAAATTGGCTAACATAAGGTGGTAAATCAATGGTGGAATGCGACCCACTCACCATAAAAAAGCTGCATCCGATAGACTATTGTTATAGTTCTACTAATCAATAGCTTACTGAGCGCAGCTTTAAGAGACGGATTAAAACTCGGTTATTAATCGTCTTTAGTGAAGTTCTCTTCGCTGAAGTGATCCAAATCGTAAGGCGTTTGTTGGTAAACGCAGTAGTTTAGCCAATTTGAGAACAGCAAGTGTCCATGGCTTCGCCAGCTCGCAACAGGTTTGTTGTCTGGATTGTTGTTTGGATAGTAATTAATTGGAATCACAGGCTCCATGCCTTCACCCAAATCACGAATGTATTCGTTGTGAAGCGTATGAGCATCGTATTCAGGGTGACCTGTTACAAACACGTTTCGCTTGTCTTTGGTTGCCGCCAGATACACACCCGCCACGTCTGAAGTCGCAAGTACATCAAGGTCGGTGTGCTCTGCTAGATACTCTGGTGAGAAATCCGCATAGCGAGAGTGTGGCGCCAAGAAGGTATCATCAAAGCCACGCAAAATAGGGTGGTAAGGGTTATGAATCTCGTGGTTGTAAACACCAGACAGCTTCTCTTTGCGAGTGCGCTTTGGCAAATCATACAACAACTTTAAGCCCGCTTGAGCAGCCCAGCACACATAGAGTGTGGAGGTTACGTGCTTGTTAGCCCACTCCATGATGGTTTTCAGATGATCCCAGTAGATAACATCTTCAAATTGAACCAAACCTAATGGTGCGCCGGTGATGATCAGTCCATCAAAATTACGGTTTTTTACCATCTCAAATTGGCGGTAAAAGTTATCTAGGTGTTCAGTTGGTGTGTTTTTACTTGGTCGATCATCAATGCGTAACAGCTCAACATCCACTTGCAATGGGCTGTTCGATAGTAGGCGTAAGAATTGAGTTTCGGTTTCAATCTTCTTCGGCATTAGGTTGAGGATCAAGACTCGAAGTGGACGAATTTCCTGTGTCGATGCTCTTGATAGCGGCATCACAAAGATGTTTTCTTCACGAAGAACATCGGACGCTGGCAATTGGTCTGGAATGCGAATAGGCAAAGCTTTCTCCCTAAGCTAGATATGTAGACGTCTATACA
Coding sequences:
- the rlmF gene encoding 23S rRNA (adenine(1618)-N(6))-methyltransferase RlmF — protein: MSQSQNRTTLSLSKNSTSSVKTKDNKNKEGSDKRISTKNTSDKSRKNSAPKGADNNKAKRPFAKDSKGKPGSNKGSSNKGSFNQTAFNKNAAQKRRSAEKPKGGLHPRNQHTGRYDFELLVAALPELKEHLIKNPVGEDTINFSDPLAVKLLNKALLAHHYGVKHWDIPAGYLCPPIPGRADYIHRVADILNSDGQGEPYNHASVKALDIGVGANCIYPIIGATEYKWRCTGTDVDSVSIKTANFIAESNPNLKGKIRARLQADSESIFKGVIKDNERYDVTICNPPFHSSLEEAEKGSQRKLDNLAANRAKKAGQSFKPETNKKPVKLDRSTKQDKPTLNFGGQKAELWCPGGEAAFIMKMARESQLFATQVLWFTTLISKKDNVDMVRSELGKLRAKQVKVVEMSQGQKVSRFIAWTFMDDEQRQEWIALK
- a CDS encoding LysR substrate-binding domain-containing protein produces the protein MLESKPLRHFLAVAQFGNFTQAAKALHIAQPALSISIKKLEQTLELILFRRGDKSVTLTEEGKVLFEHAKRIAQQFDDAQLAMNELKGLEKGEVRLGAPSMMGSYFFPQVVMAFKSQYPNLKLTLIDAGTASIREMLLNGELDIGVINHENVPDDLETDHLLSSEMLAVVGKEHPLASKPSITFEEFFAQELIMFKSGYFHRDFIDATCKKYNLDMTIAFETNLLPMILSIVKREFAITALLSLVTEYEEDVVGVPFKDPVKLNLSLAWRKEGYLSKADRTFIDFVKQYV
- a CDS encoding M48 family metallopeptidase, coding for MHPSLRYIQGYPKHIIDPVTQLVESGKLVPWFEARYPNNHEIKSEKALFDYAIEIKNRYMKKTPPISKVIYDGKIHLINNALGLHSYVAKNHGGKIKSKNEIRIASVFKNAPEPLLRMLVVHELAHIKEKEHDKAFYQLCCHMEPEYHQLELDARLFMMYLDLKK
- the pilW gene encoding type IV pilus biogenesis/stability protein PilW, with protein sequence MPAKSLFSYSRLSTSVALLASLSVVGCVSVTEGPPKIESDPIAMSESRIELGLGYMGQGNMVRARENLELAIQHAPSYYRARLSMAHYYEKVGEVDEARSTYRKALSLDSRNGNVLNNYGTFLCKQGEYEQADKYFNRAIDQPYYYLVSASYENAAFCAFKAGNTDQAKYYFSRAIDHDPNRVKSILQLSKIEVSDANYNDARLRLFKFHQRYGYQIPSLKILVDLENKAGNRALEQKYQSKLDELLSA
- a CDS encoding DUF1415 domain-containing protein, which codes for MSNTQNTDLQTIHDQVKQWLDDVVIGLNLCPFAAKPQRNKQIKIFVSEANTEEALLEDIMTHFVELDNTPVAELETTLVVVPNMLQDFFDYNMFIDWVEALIKQQDWEGVYQVATFHPDYCFGGADPEDDENLTNRSPYPVYHLIREASMEKVLKHYPNPEAIPDTNIARVESLTPEQRRKLFPYLFS
- a CDS encoding MFS transporter → MFDKGSSQYKRITQSLAIGSFIIFCNLYLFQPILPHMAEHFQVSETQINWLFAATTLGLSISLVPWAIASETFGRKPIILFSLFAIPLIGLSMVFTTTLLQLVIARAFMGIAVAAFAGVAVAYMVEELTPKAFAVAIGGYIAANSLGGIFGRVLGGLITDYFDWHATVLFFVVGSLLGALFIAYRLPDQQNFKPQKGLFFHHNRSVVMHLKNRTLWLAMLIGGANFALFVNLYSVMGFRLVSEPHSVPVGLASLIFLCYLAGTVSSKLSNKWTLRFDPLNGILMGVCISLIGMLVSAVDKVPFMLAGLLLISGGAFFAHTLAYSWVSQKAPSAKATATALYLVHYYIGGSLGGFLLLYCWQLFGWNGVIAGGSIFYVAIFAWVYQLKQLQVSASKLAQA
- a CDS encoding glutaredoxin family protein; translation: MKRVVLYVADKCPHCKDAQRYLDSKKIVYRLTNAKMQRGRKELQAMGARSIPVLKIGDQVMVGWNQKNFDKMYNSKNT
- the metA gene encoding homoserine O-succinyltransferase, yielding MPIRIPDQLPASDVLREENIFVMPLSRASTQEIRPLRVLILNLMPKKIETETQFLRLLSNSPLQVDVELLRIDDRPSKNTPTEHLDNFYRQFEMVKNRNFDGLIITGAPLGLVQFEDVIYWDHLKTIMEWANKHVTSTLYVCWAAQAGLKLLYDLPKRTRKEKLSGVYNHEIHNPYHPILRGFDDTFLAPHSRYADFSPEYLAEHTDLDVLATSDVAGVYLAATKDKRNVFVTGHPEYDAHTLHNEYIRDLGEGMEPVIPINYYPNNNPDNKPVASWRSHGHLLFSNWLNYCVYQQTPYDLDHFSEENFTKDD